The window ATTTGCTGTTAAGTCTAATAATCTCTTGTCTTCAGCTGTTAAATCTTGACTTGCATCAAGAAGTAAAAGAACCAGGTCAGCTTCTTTAATAGCCTTCTTAGAACGTTCAACACCAATCTTTTCAACCTTATCTTCTGTGTGGTGGATCCCAGCAGTATCAATCAACTTAAGTGGAACACCCTTAACAGAAACATACTCTTCAAGCGTATCTCTAGTAGTTCCAGCAATATCGGTTACAATTGCTTTATCGTCTTGAGTTAAATAATTCAAGAGCGATGATTTTCCAACGTTTGGTCTGCCGACAATTGCAGTTGCTAAGCCATTACGGATAATTTTCCCTTCTTGAGCTGTTTGAAGTAATTGCTCAATTTGTTTTGAAACTTCTTGTGCTTTCTTTTTCATTTCTTGAGAAGTTAAATCATCCATATCATATTCTGGATAATCGATATTAACTTCTTCATGAGCCATTGTATCTAACAATTCTTGACGCATTGTCTTGATTTTATCTAGTAATCCACCAGCTAGTTGCGTCATCGCAACTTGGCGAGATTTATCAGTTTTAGCTCTAACAATATCCATTACTGATTCAGCTTGAGTTAAATCAATTCGGCCATTCATAAATGCTCGTTTAGTGAATTCGCCGGGATCTGCCATTCTAGCTCCATTGGCCAAAAGCAATTGCAAAATATCATTAGTAACGATCATTCCACCATGACAATTTATTTCGACCATGTCTTCTCTGGTAAAGGTTTTTGGGGCACGCAACACGCTAACCATCGTCTCATCGACAACTTCCTTAGTTTTA of the Lactobacillus gasseri ATCC 33323 = JCM 1131 genome contains:
- the mnmE gene encoding tRNA uridine-5-carboxymethylaminomethyl(34) synthesis GTPase MnmE, translating into MAQVLTQFDTIAAISTPIGEGGISIVRLSGEDAVAIANKLFKGADLTKVPTHTIHYGHIVDPKTKEVVDETMVSVLRAPKTFTREDMVEINCHGGMIVTNDILQLLLANGARMADPGEFTKRAFMNGRIDLTQAESVMDIVRAKTDKSRQVAMTQLAGGLLDKIKTMRQELLDTMAHEEVNIDYPEYDMDDLTSQEMKKKAQEVSKQIEQLLQTAQEGKIIRNGLATAIVGRPNVGKSSLLNYLTQDDKAIVTDIAGTTRDTLEEYVSVKGVPLKLIDTAGIHHTEDKVEKIGVERSKKAIKEADLVLLLLDASQDLTAEDKRLLDLTANKKRIIILNKQDLGTKISQEMIKDITDNPIIVTSILKQKNMDALENAIEKLFFSGIENSQNQILVTNQRQAGLLTKAKQSLEDVISGIDDAMPLDLVQIDLKNAWDTLGEITGESAPDELITQLFSQFCLGK